A genome region from Arthrobacter sp. SLBN-100 includes the following:
- a CDS encoding LacI family DNA-binding transcriptional regulator, which yields MPTSKDVAQAAGVAQSTVSYVLSGKRPISEKTRKKVEDAIQQLTYQPNAGARALASRRTRVIGLVIPFIPELHMASIMEFVSVIANTARLYDHDILLVTEDEGAPGLQRVVGQQICDGLILMQVEGDDERLPVVRSLHVPVVLIGIPHDPSGLVCIDADFEMAGEQCVRDLAAAGHTVISVLDWQPEVVDRHVNYVERFMSGTNTAAESLGVKVLHLPGGTDRDAIADSVDKALAETTGVPAFIAPDGTVQDVLRRVLSSRGLTPGKDVSVIGSASATLAELQPIPLSTIDLRPAEVSRRAVRIICELLEADHQGPTESLELVPTVITHRSSTLRPPHGG from the coding sequence ATGCCCACGAGCAAGGATGTTGCCCAGGCCGCCGGCGTTGCACAGAGCACGGTTTCCTATGTGCTGAGCGGCAAGCGTCCCATCTCCGAGAAGACCCGTAAAAAGGTGGAAGACGCCATCCAGCAGCTGACCTACCAGCCCAACGCCGGGGCCCGCGCGCTCGCCAGCCGCAGGACCCGGGTGATCGGCCTCGTCATTCCGTTCATACCGGAGCTGCACATGGCATCGATCATGGAATTCGTGTCCGTGATTGCCAATACCGCACGACTCTACGACCACGACATCCTGCTCGTCACCGAGGACGAGGGCGCACCTGGCTTGCAGCGGGTGGTGGGCCAGCAAATCTGCGACGGACTGATCCTTATGCAGGTGGAGGGCGACGACGAGCGGCTCCCCGTGGTCCGCAGCCTCCACGTGCCGGTGGTCCTGATCGGCATCCCCCATGACCCTTCCGGCCTGGTCTGCATTGATGCCGACTTCGAGATGGCCGGCGAACAGTGCGTCCGGGACCTGGCCGCGGCAGGCCACACCGTAATCTCCGTCCTGGACTGGCAGCCGGAAGTAGTGGACCGGCATGTGAACTACGTAGAACGCTTTATGTCCGGCACCAACACCGCGGCGGAAAGCCTCGGCGTGAAAGTGCTGCACCTGCCCGGCGGCACAGACCGCGACGCCATCGCCGATTCCGTGGATAAAGCCCTGGCCGAAACCACGGGCGTGCCGGCGTTCATCGCACCGGACGGCACGGTCCAGGATGTCCTCCGCAGGGTTCTGTCCAGCCGTGGGCTGACTCCCGGCAAGGACGTTTCCGTTATCGGCAGCGCCTCCGCCACCCTTGCTGAGCTCCAGCCCATTCCGCTTTCGACCATCGACCTCCGCCCGGCCGAAGTTTCGCGCCGCGCGGTCAGGATCATTTGCGAACTACTCGAAGCCGATCACCAGGGACCAACCGAATCCCTGGAATTGGTGCCCACGGTGATCACCCACCGTTCCAGCACGCTCCGTCCACCCCACGGCGGCTAA
- the purU gene encoding formyltetrahydrofolate deformylase yields the protein MTAIETEPVPATSPTTVEHVLTLDCSESPGIVHAVSGFLLEHGCDIIDNQQFGERSEGHFFMRVHFASDGDASTADTLRAAFGPVAEKFGMRWRLEPNGSKRRVLIMVSKFGHCLNDLLFRARIGELPVDVVAVVSNHTDHQALVEWHGIPFFHVPVTAETKPAAEGRLLELVDEFDVELVVLARYMQVLSDNLTRKLDGKAINIHHSFLPSFKGAKPYHQAYARGVKTVGATAHYVNSELDEGPIISQQTVEVDHTYGPEDLVAAGRDTECKALSNAVRWHCEGRVILQGNRTVVLR from the coding sequence ATGACTGCAATTGAGACTGAACCTGTCCCTGCCACTTCCCCGACCACCGTTGAACATGTCCTGACGCTGGACTGCAGCGAGTCCCCGGGCATCGTCCACGCAGTCTCCGGCTTCCTGCTGGAGCACGGCTGCGACATCATCGACAACCAGCAGTTCGGCGAGCGATCCGAAGGGCACTTCTTTATGCGGGTGCATTTTGCGTCCGACGGCGATGCCTCCACCGCGGACACGCTGCGGGCCGCTTTCGGTCCCGTTGCCGAAAAGTTCGGGATGCGCTGGCGGCTGGAGCCGAACGGGTCCAAGCGGCGGGTGCTGATCATGGTGTCCAAGTTCGGACACTGTCTCAACGACCTGCTGTTCCGCGCCCGGATCGGCGAACTGCCGGTGGACGTGGTGGCCGTGGTTTCCAACCACACGGACCACCAGGCGCTGGTGGAGTGGCACGGGATTCCGTTTTTCCACGTGCCGGTCACGGCTGAAACGAAGCCTGCCGCCGAGGGACGCTTGCTGGAACTGGTGGACGAGTTCGATGTGGAACTCGTGGTCCTGGCCCGCTACATGCAGGTCCTCAGCGACAACCTGACCCGAAAGCTGGACGGGAAGGCGATCAACATCCACCACTCGTTCCTGCCCAGCTTCAAGGGCGCCAAGCCGTACCACCAGGCCTACGCGCGCGGTGTAAAGACCGTGGGTGCCACCGCGCACTACGTCAACAGCGAGCTGGATGAGGGGCCGATCATCTCCCAGCAGACCGTTGAGGTGGACCACACTTATGGGCCCGAGGACCTGGTGGCCGCCGGCCGCGACACCGAGTGCAAGGCCCTGTCCAACGCCGTGCGCTGGCACTGCGAAGGCCGGGTGATCCTGCAGGGCAACCGCACGGTGGTCCTCCGCTAA
- a CDS encoding L-serine ammonia-lyase: MALSVLDLFSVGIGPSSSHTVGPMRAAKLFADGLKGDGHLSSTRRVQAELFGSLGATGRGHGSDKAVVLGFKGLDPETVDTFTADDQVAAAALDAELWIGGDHRVDFNWDEDVVLHRRKSLPAHPNGMTFRAMDHAGAVLSQRSFYSIGGGFVVDGDADAGDRVVADSTVLPYPFNTADELLEICKREGMSISDVMLANELVWRTEAELREKLLGLWAVMRECVDNGCAAEGILPGGLNVRRRAPSLFQTLSADTGVTDPLRAMEWVNLFALAVNEENAAGGRIVTAPTNGAAGIVPAVLHYYVKFVPGANDDGVVRFLLAAAAVGILFKINASISGAEVGCQGEVGSACSMAAAGLCEVLGGTPAQVENAAEVGIEHNLGLTCDPVGGLVQIPCIERNAIASVKAINAARLALHGDGSHKVSLDKAIKTMRETGADMKSKYKETSRGGLAVNVIEC, encoded by the coding sequence ATGGCCCTCAGCGTCCTGGACCTGTTCTCCGTTGGCATCGGGCCGTCGTCGTCGCACACGGTCGGCCCGATGCGGGCAGCGAAGCTGTTCGCCGACGGACTCAAAGGCGACGGACACCTGAGCTCCACCAGGCGGGTGCAGGCTGAACTGTTCGGCTCGCTCGGGGCCACCGGGCGGGGCCACGGCTCGGATAAGGCCGTGGTGCTGGGCTTCAAGGGGCTGGACCCGGAAACCGTGGACACCTTCACTGCCGATGACCAGGTGGCTGCCGCGGCCCTCGACGCCGAACTGTGGATTGGCGGCGATCACCGGGTGGACTTCAACTGGGACGAGGACGTGGTGCTGCACCGGCGCAAGTCCCTCCCTGCGCACCCGAACGGCATGACGTTCCGGGCGATGGATCATGCCGGCGCCGTGCTGAGCCAACGGAGCTTCTATTCGATTGGCGGCGGCTTCGTGGTGGACGGGGATGCCGACGCCGGCGACCGCGTGGTGGCCGATTCCACCGTCCTCCCCTACCCGTTCAACACCGCCGACGAGCTCCTGGAGATCTGCAAGCGTGAAGGGATGTCCATTTCAGACGTCATGCTCGCCAACGAGCTGGTGTGGCGGACCGAAGCGGAACTGCGGGAAAAGCTGCTGGGGCTCTGGGCCGTGATGCGCGAGTGCGTGGACAACGGCTGTGCCGCGGAAGGCATTCTTCCCGGCGGGCTCAACGTCCGCCGCCGCGCGCCGTCGTTGTTCCAGACCCTGAGCGCGGACACGGGGGTGACCGACCCGCTGCGGGCGATGGAATGGGTGAATCTGTTCGCGCTGGCCGTGAACGAGGAAAACGCCGCCGGCGGGCGGATCGTCACCGCACCCACCAACGGTGCGGCGGGCATCGTCCCGGCGGTGCTGCACTACTACGTGAAGTTCGTCCCCGGCGCCAACGACGACGGCGTGGTCCGCTTCCTGCTGGCCGCGGCCGCCGTCGGAATCCTGTTCAAGATCAACGCCTCCATCTCAGGTGCGGAAGTGGGCTGCCAGGGTGAAGTGGGTTCAGCCTGCTCGATGGCGGCCGCCGGACTCTGCGAGGTGCTGGGCGGGACGCCTGCCCAGGTGGAAAACGCCGCTGAGGTGGGCATTGAACACAACCTGGGCCTGACGTGCGATCCGGTGGGCGGGCTGGTGCAGATCCCTTGCATCGAGCGCAACGCCATCGCCAGCGTCAAGGCCATCAACGCCGCCCGCCTTGCCCTGCACGGCGACGGCAGCCACAAGGTGTCCCTCGACAAAGCCATCAAAACGATGCGCGAAACAGGAGCCGACATGAAATCCAAGTACAAGGAAACCTCCCGCGGAGGCCTTGCCGTCAACGTAATCGAGTGCTGA